A genomic stretch from Streptomyces sp. QL37 includes:
- a CDS encoding SUKH-3 domain-containing protein — MHDLPGQQNRTSTTRFPVALDAALRDAGWQPGRWDIRQAEEWADALRSHASPAGHQHAVFPAAVEAWAEFGGLHITSSAPGRHIATTTVRIDPLSGLHLARTLGDLGRALDTEVAPLGEEGDAQAVLAIDSEGRVYSIDHTGDWYLGSDIDRALETLVTGVQPTRLTSG; from the coding sequence ATGCACGACCTGCCCGGCCAGCAGAACCGCACCTCCACCACCCGCTTCCCCGTCGCCCTCGACGCCGCACTCCGCGACGCCGGATGGCAACCCGGACGCTGGGACATCCGACAGGCCGAGGAATGGGCCGACGCCCTCCGCTCCCACGCCTCCCCCGCCGGCCACCAGCACGCCGTCTTCCCCGCAGCCGTCGAAGCCTGGGCCGAATTCGGCGGACTCCACATCACCTCGTCCGCCCCCGGCCGCCACATCGCCACCACCACCGTGCGCATCGACCCGCTCAGCGGACTCCACCTCGCACGCACACTCGGCGACCTCGGACGCGCACTCGACACCGAAGTCGCCCCCCTCGGCGAAGAAGGCGACGCACAAGCAGTCCTCGCCATCGACAGCGAAGGACGCGTCTACTCCATCGACCACACCGGCGACTGGTACCTCGGCTCCGACATCGACCGCGCCCTCGAAACCCTCGTCACCGGCGTACAGCCCACCCGCCTCACCTCGGGCTGA
- a CDS encoding YwqJ-related putative deaminase: MHTAQTVTSGDPRLSWSTTETDRAPHLHHRRDGILPAVAAALSVRGETLTCTAGKGDQPPVLHPLVQDFLDTLTSNQRERFTGRCPEAILLSRQLTAADDSRSKRAQRKPLTNGEARRALKHARLTARRIREDGDPLHGSYAPPCRSCTEMLAHFGVRPVDLTTGAATTAEKG, encoded by the coding sequence ATGCACACAGCACAAACAGTCACATCCGGAGACCCGCGACTCAGCTGGAGCACCACCGAGACCGACAGAGCACCCCACCTCCACCACCGCCGCGACGGCATCCTGCCCGCGGTGGCCGCAGCCCTGTCCGTACGCGGAGAAACACTCACCTGCACCGCGGGCAAAGGCGACCAGCCACCCGTCCTCCACCCACTCGTGCAGGACTTCCTCGACACCCTCACCAGCAACCAGCGCGAACGCTTCACCGGACGCTGCCCCGAAGCCATACTCCTGTCACGACAGCTCACCGCAGCCGACGACAGCCGCTCCAAACGAGCCCAGCGCAAACCCCTCACCAACGGCGAAGCCCGCCGCGCACTCAAACACGCCCGCCTCACCGCCCGCCGCATCCGCGAGGACGGCGACCCCCTCCACGGCAGCTACGCACCCCCCTGCCGCTCCTGCACCGAGATGCTCGCCCACTTCGGCGTACGCCCCGTCGACCTCACCACCGGTGCGGCGACCACCGCCGAGAAGGGCTGA
- a CDS encoding SUKH-4 family immunity protein codes for MSAVVTFAQAQERADEWVNGDVPAYQHREVRVREFELGFVVWAEDRAEGPVSDGGRQRLVIARDSGEATLWPGLPVGEVIRRYEEDYGASAEAEAAPEPPQRIDLNQTSFLLTPPEWLQEAADKLGIPDRRAEGDAQSSVPASSSAASSPSVPAPAGAGSGSAWPAAGGQRDHEPTANDGVPAGGTPWAGTDTNGGADEGGVPLPATVFAPPLSGSDDDGTPPPVVSAEAPTALMSGGSQLPPTAVVPGLDPQAPPPGAPAPAGPSAPVPSAPSVPAPAAAGPAGPGPGAGDIADAATSKAVVPPRGARGPGSSTPPPPGAPGVPGVRPGAAPPPSGPGAPGAPAGGYVPTQLVSQTPPPGVPGSGVTPPPGARPPGPPGPPGPPGPPGSTPPPGGGLHHAATMFADASIGGPNAPRPPGPPAPPGPPGAPGAPGASGGTPPPPPPPGSTPPPGPPPPPPGATPPPGGGVHHAATMLAGPGQVGPGAPQPPGPPGPPGPPGAPGPHTPPPPPGAYGYPQQPVGLPTVGPGYQAVLRFRAADGSEQQLIRRSAPGTPHPEWQMLHELRGMGVPPQQVIELHTELESCELPGGYCARMIRETWPQVRITSVAPYGTDHASRQQGMQHLLTHQGELHQVADGPARPAPVRAPLPQMPPAPAVPPEALAEELHGAFGPGVLRFDQRAVSRQGVPEVVARTLVWAGLPADFGPFFWAQPGHPVVPTLAELAGQRQVQPASDAGSYLVMGSDFGRAICVQYGTANIVAVPVEAGPGGQPVPPQFVNTGLPEFVRSMALLGRMWRLRFGLNPEQAGRWTVDFQAQLVAIDAAALASPEGWWSVLLEQMWDGLL; via the coding sequence GTGAGCGCGGTGGTGACGTTCGCGCAGGCGCAGGAGCGGGCGGATGAGTGGGTCAACGGTGATGTGCCCGCGTATCAGCACCGTGAGGTCCGGGTCCGTGAGTTCGAGCTGGGTTTCGTCGTGTGGGCCGAGGATCGTGCGGAGGGCCCTGTTTCGGACGGGGGCCGTCAGCGGCTGGTGATCGCCCGGGACAGTGGTGAGGCGACGCTGTGGCCGGGGTTGCCGGTGGGTGAGGTGATTCGGCGGTACGAGGAGGATTACGGGGCTTCCGCGGAGGCGGAGGCTGCTCCGGAGCCGCCGCAGCGTATTGATCTGAATCAGACGTCGTTCTTGTTGACGCCGCCGGAGTGGTTGCAGGAGGCGGCGGACAAGCTGGGGATTCCGGATCGGCGTGCGGAGGGGGACGCGCAGTCCTCCGTTCCCGCGTCGTCGTCCGCTGCTTCTTCTCCTTCTGTTCCCGCGCCGGCCGGTGCCGGTTCGGGGTCGGCGTGGCCGGCTGCCGGTGGGCAGCGGGATCATGAGCCGACGGCGAACGACGGGGTGCCGGCCGGGGGGACGCCTTGGGCGGGTACGGACACGAACGGGGGCGCGGACGAGGGCGGTGTGCCGTTGCCCGCGACGGTGTTCGCGCCGCCGCTGTCGGGGTCGGACGATGACGGGACTCCGCCGCCGGTCGTTTCGGCGGAGGCGCCCACGGCGTTGATGTCGGGGGGCAGTCAGCTGCCGCCGACGGCGGTGGTGCCCGGGCTGGACCCGCAGGCGCCGCCTCCGGGGGCTCCTGCGCCCGCTGGGCCTTCGGCGCCTGTTCCTTCGGCTCCTTCGGTTCCGGCGCCCGCTGCTGCGGGTCCTGCCGGTCCTGGGCCGGGGGCGGGGGATATCGCGGACGCGGCGACGAGCAAGGCCGTCGTGCCGCCGCGGGGTGCTCGGGGGCCGGGGTCGTCGACTCCGCCGCCGCCCGGGGCGCCGGGTGTGCCGGGGGTGCGGCCGGGGGCGGCTCCGCCGCCGTCCGGGCCGGGTGCGCCGGGTGCGCCGGCGGGTGGTTATGTGCCGACGCAGCTGGTCTCGCAGACGCCGCCTCCGGGTGTGCCGGGTTCCGGTGTGACGCCGCCTCCGGGTGCGCGGCCGCCTGGCCCGCCCGGTCCTCCTGGTCCGCCCGGTCCTCCTGGTTCCACGCCGCCTCCGGGTGGCGGGCTGCATCATGCCGCGACGATGTTCGCCGATGCGAGCATCGGTGGTCCGAACGCGCCGCGTCCTCCGGGTCCGCCGGCTCCTCCTGGCCCTCCCGGTGCTCCGGGTGCTCCGGGTGCTTCAGGTGGGACGCCTCCGCCGCCGCCTCCTCCTGGTTCCACGCCGCCGCCCGGTCCTCCGCCGCCGCCTCCGGGTGCGACGCCGCCCCCGGGTGGCGGGGTGCACCATGCCGCGACGATGCTGGCGGGTCCGGGGCAGGTCGGTCCGGGGGCGCCGCAGCCGCCCGGTCCTCCGGGGCCTCCTGGTCCTCCCGGGGCGCCGGGTCCGCACACTCCGCCGCCGCCTCCCGGTGCGTACGGCTATCCGCAGCAGCCGGTGGGTCTGCCGACGGTCGGTCCGGGCTATCAGGCCGTGCTGCGTTTCCGTGCGGCCGACGGCAGTGAGCAGCAGCTGATCCGGCGTTCGGCGCCGGGTACTCCGCATCCGGAGTGGCAGATGCTGCATGAGCTGCGTGGGATGGGTGTGCCGCCGCAGCAGGTGATCGAGCTGCACACGGAGCTGGAGTCGTGTGAGCTTCCGGGTGGTTACTGTGCGCGGATGATCCGGGAGACGTGGCCGCAGGTCCGGATCACGAGTGTCGCGCCGTACGGTACGGATCATGCGAGCCGGCAGCAGGGTATGCAGCATCTGCTGACGCATCAGGGTGAGTTGCACCAGGTGGCCGACGGTCCGGCGCGGCCGGCTCCGGTGCGGGCGCCGTTGCCGCAGATGCCGCCTGCGCCGGCTGTGCCTCCGGAGGCGCTGGCGGAGGAGCTGCACGGGGCGTTCGGTCCTGGCGTGCTGCGGTTCGACCAGCGGGCGGTGTCGCGTCAGGGTGTGCCCGAGGTGGTGGCGCGGACGCTGGTGTGGGCGGGGCTGCCCGCTGATTTCGGGCCGTTCTTCTGGGCGCAGCCGGGTCATCCCGTGGTGCCGACGCTGGCGGAGCTGGCGGGGCAGCGGCAGGTGCAGCCCGCGTCGGACGCGGGTTCGTATCTGGTGATGGGTTCGGACTTCGGCCGGGCGATCTGTGTGCAGTACGGGACGGCGAACATCGTGGCTGTTCCGGTGGAGGCGGGGCCGGGTGGTCAGCCGGTGCCGCCGCAGTTCGTGAACACGGGGCTGCCGGAGTTCGTGCGGTCGATGGCGTTGCTGGGCCGGATGTGGCGGTTGCGGTTCGGGTTGAATCCTGAGCAGGCGGGTCGTTGGACGGTCGATTTCCAGGCGCAGTTGGTGGCGATCGATGCGGCTGCTCTGGCGTCGCCGGAGGGCTGGTGGTCGGTTCTGCTGGAGCAGATGTGGGACGGGCTGCTGTGA
- a CDS encoding SMI1/KNR4 family protein codes for MTTGRLGQQAAPPNAAYAGQVVHFPDPVRASRHPRGVRVDGNGFPVLSPYARAAAEIADPPPGFGIDELRLTDYVSANAALAASGHELWDTIPAVATPHGWTWHHVAGGRRMELVPVEVKALLRHHGGLATTSVDQNRRGTRPLQETRPAHFRLPKGSVAVGEQQIQGVEEDLGYRLPGAYRSFLKAAGGSAPVGAALDAELGLLVDQPFFTVREEAAVNDLVYVNKCLRDHFTKDFLGVGFVQGGILAVKVRGEGLGSVWFCAYDDARDQDGWGVQERVDRLLLPCGEDFDAFLQRLAGNPPELETVANLMVDGGFARAVPVEG; via the coding sequence ATGACGACAGGTCGGCTCGGGCAGCAAGCCGCGCCACCGAATGCGGCCTATGCCGGGCAGGTCGTGCATTTCCCGGATCCTGTCCGGGCGTCCCGCCACCCCAGGGGTGTGCGTGTGGACGGGAACGGCTTTCCGGTGCTTTCGCCGTATGCGCGTGCGGCCGCGGAGATCGCGGATCCGCCTCCGGGTTTCGGTATCGACGAGTTGCGGCTGACGGACTACGTGTCGGCGAACGCGGCGTTGGCGGCGAGCGGTCATGAGTTGTGGGACACGATTCCGGCGGTGGCGACTCCGCACGGGTGGACGTGGCATCACGTGGCGGGTGGCCGGCGGATGGAGCTGGTGCCGGTCGAGGTGAAGGCGTTGTTGCGTCATCACGGTGGTCTGGCGACGACTTCGGTGGATCAGAACCGTCGGGGCACGCGGCCGTTGCAGGAGACGCGGCCTGCTCATTTCCGGCTGCCGAAGGGTTCCGTGGCGGTGGGTGAGCAGCAGATCCAGGGTGTCGAGGAGGATCTGGGGTATCGCCTTCCGGGTGCGTACAGGTCGTTCCTGAAGGCGGCCGGTGGTTCGGCTCCGGTGGGTGCGGCGTTGGACGCGGAGCTGGGTCTGCTGGTGGATCAGCCGTTCTTCACGGTGCGTGAGGAAGCCGCTGTGAATGACCTGGTGTATGTGAACAAGTGTCTGCGTGATCACTTCACGAAGGATTTCCTGGGCGTGGGTTTCGTCCAGGGCGGGATCCTGGCGGTGAAGGTGCGTGGTGAGGGCCTGGGGTCGGTGTGGTTCTGCGCGTACGACGATGCGCGGGATCAGGACGGCTGGGGTGTGCAGGAGCGGGTGGACCGGCTGCTGTTGCCGTGCGGTGAGGATTTCGATGCGTTCCTCCAGCGTCTGGCGGGTAATCCGCCGGAGTTGGAGACGGTGGCGAACCTGATGGTGGACGGTGGCTTCGCGCGGGCCGTCCCGGTGGAGGGGTGA
- a CDS encoding histidine kinase, giving the protein MTATGADREAAGPTTRGYWWWERRRGVALDVGLALVSAVECALEGVAFAGDTGLPVPLGVLFGLLAGSVLVLRRRWPIAVVLVSIATTPAEMGFLMGIVGLYTLAASDVPRRITVALTGMTLVGTFIVSYVRLRQSVTDHAEFGPLWYVPVVSLFMSLGLTAPSVLFGLYVGARRRLMESLRERADSLERELSLLADRAEERAEWARTEERTRIAREMHDVVAHRVSLMVVHAAALQAVAPKDPAKAVRNAALVGDMGRQALTELREMLGVLRSGDALVAPRAGQVPLASVGRAAAAAAAVVAEDGPRLREVEALVAQSREAGMTVELSVEGELRPYAPEVEQTAYRVVQEALTNVHKHAAGAKTRVRLAYRGVEVAMQVENGPTDGVTADAGLPSGGNGLVGMRERVLGLGGVFVSGPTDAGGFRVSAVLPDGGAAG; this is encoded by the coding sequence ATGACCGCAACGGGGGCAGACCGGGAAGCGGCGGGTCCGACCACCCGCGGCTACTGGTGGTGGGAGCGGCGGCGCGGTGTCGCCCTGGACGTGGGGCTGGCGCTGGTTTCGGCGGTGGAGTGTGCGCTGGAGGGGGTGGCGTTCGCCGGGGACACCGGGCTGCCGGTGCCGCTCGGGGTGCTCTTCGGGCTGCTGGCGGGTTCGGTGCTGGTGCTGCGCAGGCGCTGGCCGATCGCCGTGGTGCTGGTGTCGATAGCGACGACTCCGGCCGAGATGGGCTTCCTGATGGGGATCGTCGGGCTGTACACCCTGGCGGCTTCCGATGTGCCGCGCAGGATCACGGTGGCGCTGACGGGGATGACGCTGGTCGGCACGTTCATCGTGTCGTACGTGCGGCTGCGGCAGAGCGTGACCGATCATGCCGAGTTCGGGCCGCTCTGGTACGTCCCGGTGGTGTCGCTCTTCATGTCGCTGGGGCTGACGGCGCCCTCGGTGCTCTTCGGCCTGTACGTCGGGGCGAGGCGCAGGCTGATGGAGAGCCTGCGGGAGCGTGCGGATTCGCTGGAGCGGGAGCTGTCGCTGCTGGCGGACCGGGCCGAGGAGCGGGCCGAGTGGGCGCGTACGGAGGAGCGGACCCGGATCGCGCGGGAGATGCATGACGTGGTGGCGCACCGGGTGAGTCTGATGGTGGTGCACGCGGCGGCGTTGCAGGCGGTGGCTCCGAAGGATCCGGCGAAGGCGGTGCGTAACGCGGCGCTGGTGGGGGACATGGGCCGGCAGGCGTTGACGGAGTTGCGGGAGATGCTCGGGGTGCTGCGGAGCGGGGATGCCCTGGTGGCTCCGCGGGCGGGGCAGGTGCCGTTGGCCTCGGTGGGGCGGGCGGCTGCCGCGGCGGCCGCGGTCGTGGCCGAGGACGGGCCGCGGTTGCGTGAGGTGGAGGCGCTGGTGGCGCAGTCCCGTGAGGCGGGGATGACGGTGGAGCTGTCGGTGGAGGGGGAGCTGCGTCCGTATGCGCCGGAGGTGGAGCAGACGGCGTACCGGGTGGTGCAGGAGGCGTTGACGAACGTGCACAAGCATGCGGCGGGTGCGAAGACGCGGGTGCGGCTGGCGTATCGGGGGGTGGAGGTGGCGATGCAGGTGGAGAACGGTCCGACGGACGGGGTGACGGCGGATGCGGGGCTGCCGAGTGGTGGGAACGGTCTGGTGGGAATGCGGGAGCGGGTGCTGGGGCTGGGGGGTGTGTTCGTGTCGGGGCCGACGGACGCCGGTGGTTTCCGGGTGTCGGCGGTGCTGCCGGACGGTGGGGCGGCGGGGTAG
- the glmU gene encoding bifunctional UDP-N-acetylglucosamine diphosphorylase/glucosamine-1-phosphate N-acetyltransferase GlmU has translation MSANRPAAVVVLAAGEGTRMKSKTPKVLHEIAGRSLVGHVVAASRELDPQHLVVVVGHAGEQVTAHLSAGDTPVRTAYQAEQNGTGHAVRVGLEELGGAVDGTVIVVCGDTPLLSGETLSALAATHTADANAVTVLTAEVPDSTGYGRIVRDAATGAVTEIVEHKDATDAQRAIREINSGVFAFDGRLLGEALGKVRTDNSQGEEYLTDVLSILREAGHRVGASIAGDHREILGINNRLQLAEARRLLNERLLERAMLAGVTVVDPASTLIDATVTYERDAVVHPGTQLLGATHLAEDAEVGPNSRLKDTVVHAGARVDNTVSDGAEVGAGASVGPFAYLRPGTRLGAKAKAGTYVEMKNATIGEGTKVPHLSYVGDATIGDHTNIGAASVFVNYDGVAKHHTTIGSHCRTGSDNMFVAPVTVGDGVYTAAGSVITKDVPAGSLAVARGQQRNIEGWVARKRPGSAAAQAAQAASQESDGES, from the coding sequence GTGAGCGCCAACCGCCCGGCCGCCGTCGTCGTCCTCGCAGCGGGTGAGGGCACCCGCATGAAGTCGAAGACCCCCAAGGTCCTGCACGAGATCGCCGGGCGCTCGCTCGTCGGACATGTCGTCGCCGCCTCCCGTGAGCTCGACCCCCAGCACCTCGTCGTCGTGGTCGGCCACGCCGGCGAGCAGGTCACCGCGCACCTCTCCGCCGGCGACACCCCCGTACGGACGGCCTACCAGGCCGAGCAGAACGGCACCGGCCACGCGGTCCGGGTCGGCCTGGAGGAGCTCGGCGGCGCCGTGGACGGCACCGTCATCGTCGTCTGCGGGGACACCCCGCTGCTCTCCGGCGAGACGCTCTCCGCGCTTGCGGCCACCCACACGGCCGACGCGAACGCCGTCACCGTGCTGACCGCCGAGGTCCCGGACTCCACCGGCTACGGCCGGATCGTCCGCGACGCGGCCACCGGCGCGGTCACGGAGATCGTCGAGCACAAGGACGCCACCGACGCGCAGCGCGCGATCCGGGAGATCAACTCCGGGGTGTTCGCCTTCGACGGCCGGCTGCTCGGCGAGGCGCTCGGCAAGGTGCGCACGGACAACAGCCAGGGCGAGGAGTACCTCACCGACGTGCTGTCGATCCTGCGCGAGGCGGGCCACCGCGTCGGCGCCTCGATCGCCGGCGACCACCGGGAGATCCTGGGCATCAACAACCGGCTCCAGCTGGCCGAGGCCAGGCGTCTGCTGAACGAGCGGCTCCTGGAGCGCGCCATGCTGGCGGGTGTGACGGTCGTGGACCCGGCGTCGACGCTGATCGACGCGACGGTGACGTACGAGCGGGACGCGGTCGTGCACCCGGGGACGCAGCTGCTGGGCGCGACGCACCTCGCCGAGGACGCCGAGGTCGGCCCGAACTCCCGCCTGAAGGACACGGTGGTCCACGCGGGCGCGCGGGTGGACAACACGGTCTCGGACGGCGCCGAGGTGGGCGCCGGCGCGTCGGTGGGCCCGTTCGCGTATCTGCGGCCGGGTACGCGGCTGGGCGCGAAGGCCAAGGCGGGTACGTACGTCGAGATGAAGAACGCGACGATCGGTGAGGGCACGAAGGTGCCGCACCTGAGCTACGTCGGTGACGCGACGATCGGCGATCACACCAACATCGGTGCGGCGAGCGTGTTCGTGAACTACGACGGGGTGGCCAAGCACCACACGACGATCGGGTCCCACTGCCGGACCGGGTCGGACAATATGTTTGTGGCGCCTGTCACGGTCGGGGACGGTGTTTACACGGCCGCCGGTTCGGTCATCACGAAGGATGTGCCGGCGGGTTCGCTGGCCGTCGCCCGGGGCCAGCAGCGGAATATCGAGGGTTGGGTCGCCCGGAAGCGGCCCGGGAGTGCGGCGGCTCAGGCCGCTCAGGCCGCCTCGCAGGAGTCCGACGGCGAAAGCTGA
- a CDS encoding ribose-phosphate diphosphokinase — translation MTGIKTTGEKKLMFFSGRAHPELAEEVAHQLGVGLVPTKAFDFANGEIYVRFQESARGADCFLIQSHTAPINKWIMEQLIMLDALKRASARSITVIVPFYGYARQDKKHRGREPISARLIADLMKTAGADRILTVDLHTDQIQGFFDGPVDHLFALPILADYVGAKVDRSKLTIVSPDAGRVRVADRWCDRLDAPLAIVHKRRDKDVPNQVSVHEVVGNVEGRVCVLVDDMIDTGGTICAAADALFAHGAEDVIVTATHGVLSGPAADRLKNSKVSEFVFTDTLPTPGELEIDKITVLSIAPTIARAVREVFEDGSVTSLFEEQE, via the coding sequence GTGACCGGGATCAAGACGACCGGCGAGAAGAAACTGATGTTCTTCTCCGGCCGCGCCCACCCCGAGCTGGCCGAGGAGGTCGCGCACCAGCTGGGTGTCGGCCTCGTGCCGACGAAGGCCTTCGATTTCGCCAACGGTGAGATCTACGTACGTTTCCAGGAGTCCGCCCGTGGCGCCGACTGCTTCCTGATCCAGAGCCACACGGCTCCGATCAACAAGTGGATCATGGAGCAGCTGATCATGCTGGACGCGCTGAAGCGCGCGTCGGCCCGGTCGATCACGGTGATCGTGCCGTTCTACGGTTACGCCCGCCAGGACAAGAAGCACCGCGGCCGTGAGCCGATCTCGGCTCGTCTGATCGCGGATCTGATGAAGACGGCGGGTGCGGACCGTATCCTCACCGTGGATCTGCACACGGACCAGATCCAGGGCTTCTTCGACGGTCCGGTCGACCACCTGTTCGCGCTGCCGATCCTGGCGGACTACGTGGGTGCGAAGGTCGACCGTTCGAAGCTGACGATCGTCTCCCCGGACGCCGGCCGGGTGCGTGTCGCCGACCGCTGGTGCGACCGGCTGGACGCTCCGCTGGCGATCGTGCACAAGCGTCGTGACAAGGACGTGCCGAACCAGGTCAGCGTCCACGAGGTCGTCGGTAACGTCGAGGGCCGGGTGTGTGTGCTGGTCGACGACATGATCGACACGGGTGGCACGATCTGTGCCGCTGCGGACGCCCTGTTCGCGCACGGCGCCGAGGACGTCATAGTGACCGCCACGCACGGTGTGCTGTCGGGTCCGGCGGCGGACCGGCTGAAGAACTCGAAGGTCTCGGAGTTCGTCTTCACGGACACTCTGCCGACCCCGGGCGAGCTGGAGATCGACAAGATCACGGTGCTCTCGATCGCGCCGACGATCGCGCGTGCGGTGCGTGAGGTGTTCGAGGACGGTTCGGTGACGAGCCTCTTCGAGGAGCAGGAGTGA